A genome region from Deltaproteobacteria bacterium includes the following:
- the thiC gene encoding phosphomethylpyrimidine synthase ThiC — protein sequence MTQLDMARKGIVSDEMKCCADKEKVSPEFIRKGVEEGSIVVVKNRKHPACEPVAIGRGLRTKVNANIGTSQDRHDMDWELEKVRVCVEAGADAVMDLSTGGDIRGIRQAVMAASPLIVGTVPVYQAAADTLADGRSIVEMNGEDLFRAIEEHGEDGVDFITVHCGVTKRSIACITQEGRLLGIVSRGGSILARWIDYNDQENPLYAEYDRLLDIAYRYDMVLSLGDGLRPGCIADATDRGQVQELLLLGELTGKARERGVQVMIEGPGHVPIKQIEANILLQKRLCNGAPFYVLGPLPTDVAPGYDHITAAIGGAIAGSAGADFLCYVTPSEHLRLPNLDDVREGIMASRLAAHIADLAKDFPGAFERDAQMARYRKEFNWQGQIDLSIDPARSAAWLEKSETAREEGCTMCGELCAIKLGKKESHRMF from the coding sequence ATGACACAGTTAGATATGGCACGGAAGGGAATTGTTTCGGATGAAATGAAGTGTTGTGCTGATAAGGAAAAGGTCAGTCCCGAATTTATCCGTAAAGGCGTTGAAGAAGGGTCGATCGTGGTCGTCAAAAACCGGAAGCACCCGGCGTGTGAGCCCGTCGCCATCGGCCGCGGGTTGAGAACCAAAGTCAACGCCAATATCGGCACATCGCAGGACCGTCATGACATGGATTGGGAGCTGGAGAAAGTTCGGGTTTGTGTTGAAGCCGGTGCAGATGCGGTGATGGATTTATCAACGGGAGGGGATATTCGCGGCATTCGTCAGGCCGTGATGGCGGCCTCACCCCTGATAGTGGGAACGGTGCCTGTTTATCAGGCCGCTGCTGATACCCTGGCTGACGGGAGATCCATCGTCGAGATGAACGGGGAGGATCTTTTCCGGGCGATTGAAGAGCATGGCGAAGATGGTGTTGATTTTATTACGGTTCATTGTGGTGTGACGAAAAGAAGCATCGCATGTATTACCCAGGAAGGGCGCCTCCTGGGCATTGTCAGCCGGGGGGGCTCGATTCTGGCCCGATGGATTGATTACAACGATCAGGAAAACCCGCTCTACGCGGAATATGACCGGCTTCTGGATATTGCGTACCGCTATGACATGGTCCTGAGTCTTGGAGACGGTTTGCGCCCCGGCTGTATTGCCGACGCGACGGATCGGGGCCAGGTGCAGGAACTCCTGTTGCTGGGAGAACTGACCGGGAAGGCCCGCGAACGAGGGGTTCAGGTAATGATAGAGGGGCCGGGTCATGTGCCGATCAAGCAGATTGAGGCGAATATCCTTTTGCAGAAGAGGCTCTGCAACGGGGCGCCTTTTTATGTTCTGGGGCCCTTGCCGACCGATGTCGCTCCTGGTTACGACCACATCACGGCAGCCATCGGAGGGGCTATTGCGGGATCCGCCGGGGCGGACTTTCTCTGTTATGTGACGCCCTCGGAACATCTGCGTCTTCCCAATTTGGATGATGTCCGGGAAGGGATCATGGCTTCCAGGTTGGCCGCCCATATCGCCGATCTGGCCAAGGATTTTCCCGGCGCCTTTGAACGGGACGCCCAGATGGCCCGCTACCGTAAGGAATTCAACTGGCAGGGCCAGATCGACCTCTCGATCGACCCGGCTCGGAGTGCGGCATGGCTGGAAAAAAGCGAGACCGCCAGGGAAGAGGGATGCACGATGTGTGGTGAATTGTGCGCCATCAAGCTGGGTAAAAAAGAAAGCCACAGGATGTTCTAA
- the xth gene encoding exodeoxyribonuclease III: MKTFNIATFNVNSIRSRLHIVLPWLGTHQPDVLCMQETKVEDAKFPLSDFINSGYHVTFRGGKRYNGVAIVTREKPSQILHGLDDDGPPDEDRLIALKVGEIHILNTYIPQGRDRNSEQFLYKLRWFERLKTFIQTHWVPQDPLIWCGDLNVAPEAIDVYDPKRLLGHVCFNPDVWAAYANVRAWGFTDVFRRHHPDEPGQYTFFDYRVPQTLERGLGWRIDHILATGTLADNSRSCFIDLEPRRAEKPSDHTVLIAEFL; the protein is encoded by the coding sequence ATGAAGACTTTTAATATTGCCACGTTTAACGTCAATTCAATCCGTTCCAGACTGCACATCGTTCTCCCCTGGCTTGGCACTCATCAGCCCGACGTACTCTGCATGCAGGAAACCAAGGTGGAAGATGCGAAGTTTCCCCTCTCTGATTTCATCAATTCGGGGTATCACGTTACATTCCGGGGAGGCAAGCGGTATAACGGCGTCGCCATCGTCACCCGGGAAAAGCCGAGTCAAATCCTCCACGGTCTGGATGACGACGGTCCCCCCGACGAGGACCGCCTGATTGCCTTGAAAGTTGGGGAGATCCACATTCTCAACACCTATATTCCCCAGGGACGTGATCGCAACTCAGAACAATTTCTTTATAAGCTTCGCTGGTTTGAACGGCTGAAAACCTTCATTCAGACGCATTGGGTTCCCCAGGATCCCCTGATCTGGTGCGGGGATTTGAATGTCGCCCCTGAAGCGATCGATGTCTATGACCCGAAGCGCCTTCTGGGCCATGTCTGTTTTAACCCGGATGTCTGGGCGGCCTATGCGAATGTCCGAGCCTGGGGATTTACCGATGTTTTCCGCAGGCATCATCCCGACGAACCCGGGCAGTACACGTTCTTCGATTACCGGGTCCCTCAAACACTGGAACGGGGACTGGGCTGGCGTATCGATCACATCCTGGCGACGGGGACACTCGCCGATAACTCCCGGTCATGTTTCATCGATCTGGAACCGCGAAGGGCGGAAAAGCCGTCGGATCACACCGTGTTGATTGCTGAATTCCTTTAA
- a CDS encoding thiamine diphosphokinase, translating to MIRRSAPGLGAGESIVFIVSGGPLEDLLYLRRRLREANPAEVVCADGGARHMLALGMTPQTVIGDMDSLSAAQFEDLQAKGCRVLKHPARKDETDTELALHYAMALKPDEIEIHGALGGRIDHTLANISLLVCAARAGVRTRIVDATMEMFVISEACEMRGRSGEIVSLFPMTTEVRGLTLKGFEYPLEEASMELGKPYGISNRMLHGRGTVTLSSGYLLIVRTYGREEENG from the coding sequence ATGATTCGTAGGAGCGCACCGGGATTGGGAGCCGGGGAAAGTATTGTCTTCATTGTTTCCGGAGGTCCCCTGGAGGATCTTCTTTACCTTCGTCGCAGGCTCCGGGAGGCAAACCCGGCGGAAGTGGTCTGTGCGGATGGAGGGGCCCGTCATATGCTGGCTCTGGGTATGACCCCGCAAACGGTGATCGGAGACATGGATTCTCTGTCGGCGGCACAGTTTGAGGATCTTCAGGCAAAGGGATGCCGGGTTCTGAAACACCCGGCACGCAAGGATGAAACGGATACGGAACTTGCTCTTCACTATGCCATGGCGCTAAAGCCCGATGAAATTGAAATCCACGGCGCCTTGGGCGGAAGAATCGACCACACCCTGGCGAATATTTCCCTCCTGGTGTGTGCGGCCCGGGCGGGTGTCAGAACGCGAATTGTCGATGCGACGATGGAGATGTTCGTCATTTCAGAAGCATGTGAAATGCGGGGACGTTCGGGCGAGATCGTTTCCCTGTTTCCCATGACAACGGAAGTGAGGGGACTCACGCTGAAAGGATTTGAATATCCCCTGGAGGAGGCAAGCATGGAACTTGGGAAACCGTATGGGATCAGCAACCGTATGCTTCATGGTCGGGGAACGGTTACCCTTTCTTCCGGCTATCTGCTTATAGTCAGGACATATGGGCGGGAGGAGGAAAACGGATGA
- a CDS encoding DUF484 family protein: protein MSDTWNVQKVNEELLRKFQKIQAVLFSCDNVTELCEKLLQEMGQEFNIPFVWMTLIDEPTTAYLRKELLLSAYLAERLNLLGGQSFREIIGQATTPVLANENVTPFYRLLPGNTKYFIKSFAICPLAFNGAVMGSLNCGDPSATRYQPGMDTTLLNNLMQKVSTRMAYFIV from the coding sequence ATGTCCGACACTTGGAATGTACAGAAAGTCAACGAAGAATTGCTGAGAAAATTTCAAAAGATACAAGCGGTCCTGTTTTCCTGCGACAACGTAACGGAGCTCTGTGAAAAGCTCCTGCAAGAAATGGGACAGGAATTTAACATTCCTTTCGTCTGGATGACCCTGATTGATGAACCCACAACCGCATACTTGAGGAAGGAACTGCTTCTATCCGCATACCTTGCGGAACGATTGAATTTGCTCGGTGGCCAATCATTCCGTGAAATTATCGGCCAGGCCACGACGCCCGTACTTGCCAATGAAAACGTGACGCCCTTCTACCGTCTTTTACCGGGCAATACAAAGTATTTCATCAAATCTTTCGCCATCTGCCCCCTGGCATTCAACGGTGCCGTCATGGGCAGTCTCAACTGCGGTGATCCATCGGCCACACGCTACCAGCCGGGAATGGACACCACTCTGTTGAACAATCTGATGCAGAAGGTCTCAACTCGGATGGCCTATTTCATCGTTTAA
- a CDS encoding purine-binding chemotaxis protein CheW has translation MGNDITLVDQALRAMAVREGKYLTFSLDAEEYGIEILKVKEIVGMMNITRIPQAPAYIKGVVNLRGKVIPVVDLRLKFGLDAMDYTERTCIIVVEILAGDKNMAVGVIVDSVSEVINIRGNDIQETPAFGGHVNTDYILGMAKTNGGVKILLDIDRILSSAEITVLEQII, from the coding sequence ATGGGCAACGATATCACTCTGGTCGATCAAGCGCTTCGGGCGATGGCCGTCAGGGAGGGGAAATACCTGACTTTTTCTCTGGACGCTGAAGAGTACGGCATCGAGATTCTTAAAGTCAAAGAAATTGTCGGCATGATGAATATAACCCGAATTCCTCAGGCTCCCGCATACATCAAGGGGGTCGTCAATCTGCGTGGTAAGGTCATTCCCGTTGTGGATCTTCGGCTGAAGTTCGGACTTGACGCCATGGATTACACGGAGCGAACCTGCATCATTGTGGTTGAGATCCTGGCCGGGGACAAAAATATGGCTGTTGGCGTCATCGTTGATTCGGTTTCGGAGGTCATCAATATTCGAGGAAACGATATCCAAGAGACACCTGCTTTTGGCGGCCATGTGAATACGGACTACATTTTAGGTATGGCCAAGACGAACGGAGGGGTCAAAATTCTTCTCGATATTGACCGGATCCTGTCGAGTGCGGAGATCACGGTGCTGGAACAAATCATTTAA
- a CDS encoding sigma-54-dependent Fis family transcriptional regulator — MAEVLIVDDNETTVDVLKKIIQKMGHNVSTALTLNKGLYLATIKEFDVVMLDVRLPDGNGIASLPEFQGAPSAPEVIIMTGYGDADGAELAIRSGAWDYIEKPASLPMMTLPIIRALQYRETKKQKANLKSLKREGIVGKSPQLDACLDFVAKASISDANVLLKGEGGTGKELIARAIHDNSVRSGKNLVIADCASLPVTLLEGILFGDVRGACNLDDETRTGLFQQADRGTILVKNIEEISFGLQKTLLKVLEERHVRPVGCRQEIKSDFRLLVSTKGEFEEMINAGTFRGDLYEKLQTLTLEIPPLRERREDILEIALFHSTKICKRYGMGVKGFAPDFVDVLMAYNWPGNIRELIHSLEMAHNAGLDSPTLFGQHLPLYVRVSVKRLMIQSSKTGDSSVRQHEKDFPSYKEMRTQTIDKAERQYVINLLSFAKNSIKKACDISGMSRPRLYELMKKHQIDRHNVTDEIP, encoded by the coding sequence ATGGCAGAAGTTTTAATTGTCGACGACAACGAAACGACCGTTGACGTCCTGAAGAAAATTATCCAGAAAATGGGGCATAACGTAAGCACCGCCCTGACCTTGAACAAGGGGCTTTACTTGGCCACGATCAAAGAGTTTGATGTGGTGATGCTTGATGTTCGACTTCCCGATGGAAATGGGATCGCCTCTCTGCCTGAATTCCAGGGTGCTCCGTCGGCGCCGGAGGTTATCATTATGACGGGTTATGGAGACGCGGACGGCGCCGAACTGGCGATTCGAAGCGGTGCATGGGATTATATCGAAAAGCCGGCGTCATTGCCGATGATGACCCTGCCGATTATCCGTGCGTTGCAATATCGAGAAACGAAGAAACAGAAGGCCAACCTGAAATCCCTGAAACGGGAAGGCATCGTTGGGAAAAGTCCTCAGTTGGATGCCTGCCTCGATTTTGTGGCCAAAGCCTCCATTTCAGACGCCAATGTTCTGCTGAAAGGGGAGGGGGGAACGGGGAAGGAGCTGATTGCCAGGGCGATTCATGACAACAGTGTCCGCTCTGGCAAAAATCTGGTCATTGCGGACTGTGCGTCGTTGCCGGTGACTCTGCTCGAGGGCATTCTGTTCGGAGATGTCAGGGGCGCCTGCAACTTGGATGATGAAACCAGAACGGGTTTATTTCAGCAGGCCGACCGAGGTACGATTTTGGTCAAAAACATTGAGGAAATTTCATTTGGGCTTCAGAAAACCCTGCTGAAGGTTCTTGAAGAACGCCATGTCCGCCCCGTAGGTTGTCGTCAGGAAATCAAGAGCGACTTCCGTTTGTTGGTTTCCACAAAAGGGGAATTCGAGGAAATGATCAATGCAGGCACATTCCGTGGAGATCTGTACGAGAAGCTGCAGACCCTGACACTGGAGATCCCTCCCCTGCGGGAACGTCGGGAAGACATCCTGGAAATTGCACTTTTTCATTCCACAAAAATCTGCAAACGTTATGGTATGGGTGTAAAAGGTTTCGCGCCCGATTTCGTCGATGTCCTGATGGCCTATAACTGGCCCGGAAACATCAGGGAATTGATCCACTCCCTGGAAATGGCCCATAATGCAGGGCTGGACAGCCCGACTCTTTTTGGTCAGCATCTACCCCTTTATGTCAGGGTCAGTGTGAAGCGACTGATGATTCAAAGCAGTAAAACCGGAGATTCCTCCGTCAGGCAGCACGAGAAGGACTTTCCCAGTTACAAAGAGATGCGAACACAAACGATCGACAAGGCAGAGCGCCAGTACGTGATTAATCTTCTGTCATTCGCCAAGAACAGTATCAAAAAGGCCTGTGACATTTCAGGCATGTCTCGACCGCGTCTGTACGAACTGATGAAAAAACATCAAATCGACCGTCACAACGTCACTGATGAAATACCATAA
- a CDS encoding CCA tRNA nucleotidyltransferase — translation MSNHQLSLRETAAGIVRRLKTAGYEGYFVGGCVRDLLLGAEPEDFDIVTSARPEAVQSLFPKTVPVGLAFGIIQVIEGGHAFEVATYRREGRYEDGRRPSLVSFGSAEEDVQRRDFTVNGLLMDPDTGEVRDFVGGRQDIERRLIRSIGPPEKRFAEDHLRMLRAVRFTANLDFQLDPDTLSAIRAQAVAIGRISAERVRDELNRLLTRGHPRRGMELLAQSGLLEEIMPEVAAMEGVMQSQQYHPEGDVWSHVLRMLDFFPYGLTEEKRRRLVWAVLLHDVGKPRVRTRDERGVHFYGHVRRSGEIAQSIMNRLRFSAADIDSVLALISQHMVFMTVRDMRPHRLKRFLRMPEFDLHLELHRLDCLGSCGTLDTYRFCEEQREALSSTELHPPRLLSGHDLQAMGFRPGPLFKEILRALETAQLEEKVKTEEEARRMVLDRWQPR, via the coding sequence ATGTCCAATCATCAGCTATCTTTACGGGAAACGGCTGCGGGGATTGTCCGGCGCTTGAAAACAGCCGGTTATGAAGGCTACTTTGTTGGAGGCTGTGTTCGGGACCTGCTGCTGGGAGCGGAGCCCGAAGATTTCGATATTGTCACGTCCGCCCGGCCTGAAGCGGTGCAGAGTCTGTTTCCGAAGACGGTGCCGGTGGGTTTGGCTTTCGGCATCATTCAGGTGATAGAGGGGGGGCATGCCTTCGAGGTGGCGACTTATCGAAGGGAAGGACGCTACGAAGACGGGCGCCGACCCTCCCTGGTCAGCTTCGGCAGCGCCGAGGAAGATGTGCAACGACGGGATTTTACCGTTAACGGCCTCCTCATGGATCCCGATACAGGGGAGGTCAGGGACTTTGTCGGCGGCAGGCAGGACATAGAGAGACGCCTTATACGCTCCATAGGTCCCCCGGAAAAGCGGTTTGCGGAGGATCATCTCCGCATGCTCCGGGCAGTCCGTTTTACAGCCAACCTCGATTTTCAACTGGATCCCGATACTCTTTCCGCCATACGAGCTCAGGCCGTGGCTATCGGCCGGATCAGTGCCGAGCGTGTGCGGGATGAACTGAACAGGTTGCTCACCCGGGGTCATCCCCGGCGGGGGATGGAACTTCTCGCGCAATCAGGCCTCCTTGAGGAAATCATGCCGGAAGTGGCCGCCATGGAGGGGGTCATGCAGTCGCAACAGTATCATCCGGAGGGGGATGTCTGGTCGCATGTTCTGCGCATGCTGGATTTTTTCCCCTACGGATTGACTGAGGAAAAAAGGCGGCGACTGGTTTGGGCGGTTTTGCTTCACGATGTCGGCAAGCCCCGAGTTCGCACCAGGGATGAGCGCGGCGTTCATTTTTATGGGCATGTCCGGAGAAGTGGGGAAATTGCGCAATCGATCATGAATCGCCTGAGATTTTCCGCCGCGGACATCGACTCCGTTCTTGCCCTGATTTCCCAACACATGGTATTCATGACTGTCCGGGATATGCGGCCCCATCGTTTGAAACGTTTTCTCCGCATGCCGGAATTTGATCTGCACCTGGAACTTCACAGGCTGGACTGTCTGGGAAGTTGCGGAACCCTTGACACCTACAGGTTTTGCGAAGAGCAGCGGGAGGCGCTATCCAGTACGGAACTGCATCCCCCCCGTTTGCTTTCAGGGCATGATCTGCAGGCGATGGGATTTCGGCCCGGACCTCTGTTCAAGGAAATTCTCAGGGCCCTGGAAACGGCCCAACTGGAAGAGAAGGTAAAGACAGAAGAGGAAGCTCGGCGGATGGTGCTTGATCGCTGGCAGCCACGTTAA
- the thiD gene encoding bifunctional hydroxymethylpyrimidine kinase/phosphomethylpyrimidine kinase, protein MRETGSMPARVLTIAGSDSGGGAGIQADLKTITVLGGFGMSVITALTAQNTMGVHGIFDTPPEFVAAQFDAVMSDIGADAAKTGMLARQDILEVVIEKIQAYGLEKLVVDPVMVAKGGTHLVREDILAYLKAALIPLAFVITPNIPEAEVLTGMTIKTPTDMKEAARRIFDMGSRCVIVKGGHLEGAALDVFFDGNNIHEFTTQRIETPNTHGTGCTFSAALATGIAQGKTLLEAVAQAKDYITEAIRYAFPLGAGHGPTNHLAPIVKKGGPC, encoded by the coding sequence ATGAGGGAAACGGGTTCGATGCCTGCCAGGGTACTGACGATCGCCGGGTCCGATTCCGGCGGCGGGGCCGGAATTCAGGCCGACCTTAAAACCATAACGGTTCTGGGTGGATTCGGGATGAGCGTCATAACCGCTCTGACTGCTCAGAACACGATGGGGGTGCACGGCATTTTCGATACACCGCCTGAATTTGTGGCCGCCCAGTTTGATGCGGTGATGTCCGATATCGGAGCGGATGCCGCCAAAACGGGCATGCTGGCGCGACAGGACATTCTGGAAGTCGTGATTGAGAAAATTCAAGCCTATGGGCTGGAAAAACTCGTGGTGGACCCGGTCATGGTGGCCAAAGGCGGAACCCATTTGGTCCGGGAAGATATCCTGGCTTACTTGAAGGCGGCGCTGATTCCCCTTGCTTTTGTGATTACTCCGAACATCCCCGAGGCAGAAGTGCTGACCGGAATGACCATCAAAACGCCCACCGACATGAAAGAGGCTGCCCGACGGATTTTTGATATGGGGTCCCGATGTGTAATCGTTAAGGGCGGTCATCTGGAAGGAGCCGCTCTGGATGTTTTCTTCGATGGGAACAATATTCATGAGTTTACGACGCAACGGATTGAAACGCCGAACACTCACGGTACGGGATGCACCTTTTCAGCGGCCCTGGCAACGGGAATTGCTCAGGGGAAAACCCTCCTGGAGGCTGTTGCGCAGGCAAAGGATTATATTACGGAAGCCATCCGATATGCTTTTCCCCTTGGGGCGGGGCACGGGCCGACGAATCATCTGGCACCTATCGTAAAAAAAGGGGGACCATGCTGA
- a CDS encoding TatD family hydrolase has product MLVDSHAHLELEDFDEDREQVIERARQAGLAFIVTVGINLPDCLRAVEIAEQYDMVYAAVGIHPHNVKEIRSDTYDLLAELARREKVVAYGEIGLDFFRNHSPRETQIRCFGEQLELAQSLDMPVIIHDRQAHRETLEMLKEWKGRRRGIIHCFSGDYDMARQCLDLGFYISIPGTVTYPKAEEIRDVVRRVPLDTLLIETDAPFLAPHKYRGKRNEPAYITWAAEKIAETKEVPLIDVEQATTKNALDVFALHEHVAVLGLPVNRVL; this is encoded by the coding sequence ATGCTTGTTGATTCACATGCCCACCTGGAGTTGGAAGACTTTGACGAAGACCGCGAACAGGTGATTGAACGGGCGCGCCAGGCCGGACTGGCGTTTATTGTTACGGTCGGCATCAACCTGCCCGATTGCCTCCGAGCCGTTGAAATCGCGGAACAATACGACATGGTCTATGCCGCGGTCGGCATCCATCCGCACAATGTGAAAGAAATCCGTTCCGATACCTATGACCTGCTGGCTGAACTTGCCCGAAGGGAAAAGGTTGTGGCGTATGGGGAAATCGGCCTCGATTTTTTTCGCAACCACTCTCCCCGGGAGACGCAGATCCGGTGTTTTGGAGAGCAACTGGAATTGGCCCAGAGCTTGGATATGCCGGTGATCATTCACGACCGTCAGGCCCACCGGGAAACCCTGGAGATGTTGAAGGAATGGAAAGGTCGCAGACGCGGTATTATTCACTGTTTTTCTGGTGATTACGATATGGCCCGCCAATGCCTTGATCTGGGATTCTACATTTCAATACCCGGTACAGTCACGTACCCAAAGGCGGAGGAAATACGTGACGTGGTGAGGCGGGTCCCCCTGGACACGCTTTTGATTGAAACAGATGCGCCCTTCCTGGCACCCCATAAATATCGGGGCAAGCGGAATGAGCCGGCTTATATCACCTGGGCGGCGGAGAAGATTGCCGAAACCAAGGAGGTTCCTCTGATCGACGTGGAGCAGGCTACAACGAAGAATGCCCTGGATGTTTTTGCTTTACATGAACATGTCGCTGTGTTAGGTCTCCCCGTGAATCGGGTTCTCTGA
- a CDS encoding hydrolase produces the protein MFLRGTALLFIAMLIACAGRGPVPERPVVTKTHRELPRVAYTIQVGAFANVENAARLADALRRRGLNAIYYVAHQDLYKVRFGNYHTRDLARQKAEALREAGVIEEFYIVSPDAYAVARQKRYGTSYLRTEIVKTAETFIGVPYLWGGVSPDTGFDCSGLAMTVYQLNGLELPRHSTHQYESGTAVAREALQPGDLIFFHTRGSGKISHVGIFVGGDEFIHAAGTGKAIRRDSLSSMYYRARYVGGRSYL, from the coding sequence GTGTTCCTGCGGGGAACGGCTTTACTTTTCATCGCCATGCTGATAGCGTGTGCGGGTAGAGGTCCGGTTCCGGAGAGACCCGTGGTGACGAAAACTCACCGGGAACTGCCCCGGGTGGCTTACACGATCCAGGTGGGGGCTTTCGCCAATGTGGAAAATGCGGCCCGGCTGGCCGATGCACTGCGCCGCCGCGGGCTGAACGCCATCTATTATGTCGCCCATCAGGATCTTTATAAGGTTCGTTTCGGTAATTACCACACCCGGGATTTGGCAAGGCAGAAGGCGGAGGCGCTTCGGGAAGCCGGAGTCATCGAGGAATTTTATATTGTCAGTCCGGATGCCTATGCGGTTGCCCGACAGAAACGGTACGGGACGTCTTATTTAAGAACGGAGATTGTCAAAACAGCCGAAACATTCATCGGGGTCCCCTACCTTTGGGGGGGTGTTTCACCGGACACCGGCTTTGATTGCAGCGGCCTCGCGATGACGGTTTACCAGTTGAACGGTTTGGAACTGCCCCGACATTCCACCCATCAGTACGAGAGCGGCACGGCGGTCGCACGGGAGGCGCTTCAACCGGGCGACCTGATTTTTTTCCATACCCGCGGGAGCGGTAAAATCTCTCATGTGGGTATCTTTGTGGGTGGAGACGAATTCATCCACGCCGCCGGTACAGGCAAGGCCATCCGCCGGGATTCATTATCCAGTATGTACTATCGAGCCCGTTATGTGGGAGGAAGAAGCTATCTTTGA